Below is a window of Picosynechococcus sp. PCC 7002 DNA.
AAAACCCAGCCCCGAAATTATCCAAAGTTACCTCGCGGCCTATTTTGGCGATCGCCTGCCAGAAAATGTCCTCACCCAGGTCGCCCAGGGAGAGCAGGAAATTACTTGCAATCAACCGGAACTTTTGGCAGAAGCACGGGAAATTGGCGATCGCCTCTTGCAAACGGACGACGAAATGACCAATTTGCTTAAGGGTTTGAACGGCGAATATATTCCCCCGGCCCCTGGGGGCGATCTGCTGCGGGATGGTCTGGGCGTTTTACCCACCGGACGCAATATCCATGCCCTCGATCCCTACCGGATGCCTTCTCCGGCGGCCTATGCTCGCGGTCGGGAAATTGGCAAAAAAATCATCCAGCAACACCTTGAGGAAACGGGCAATTATCCAGAAACGGTGGCGGTGATGCTCTGGGGTTTGGATGCTATTAAAACAAAGGGAGAATCCTTGGGGATTCTGCTGGAGTTGGTGGGGGCAGAACCGATTAAGGAAGGGACGGGGCGCATTGTCCGCTATGAATTATTGCCCCTGGCAGTCGTCGGCCACCCTCGCATTGATATTTTGGCGAATCTGTCGGGCATTTTCCGGGATAGTTTTGTCAACATCATTGAACTACTCGATGATTTGTTCCACCGGGCCGCCACCGTAGACGAAGATCCTGCCCAAAACTTTATCCGCAAACACAGTCTCGAACTCCAGGCTGAAGGAGTCGAAAATACCACCGCCCGCTTGTTTTCCAATCCTGCCGGGGATTTTGGCTCCCTGGTGAATGATCAAATCGTCGAAGGCAACTGGGACAACAGCGATGAACTGGCGAAAACCTGGGAAGGCCGCAATCAATACAGCTATGGCCGCAATGATAAGGGTCAGGCACGCCCGGAGGTCTTGAAAAAATTACTCCAAACAGGCGATCGCCTTGTGCAAGAAATTGACTCGGTAGAATATGGTCTCACAGATATCCAGGAATATTACGCCAATACCGGGGGTCTGAAAAAAGCAGCGGAAAATGCCAGCGGCAAGACGGTGACAGCCAGCTTTGTGGAAAGTTTCTCAAAAGATACAACGCCTCGCAAATTAGAATCAGTCCTGCGCATGGAGTACCGTTCAAAACTGCTCAACCCCAAGTGGGCTGAGGCGATGGCCGATCAGGGGTCTGGGGGAGCCTATGAAATTTCCCAGCGAATGACAGCTTTAATCGGTTGGGGTGGCACAGTCGATTTCCAGGATCAATGGGTCTATGACCAAGCCGCAGAGACCTATGCCCTCGATGCAACGATGGCGCAAAAATTGCGAGATGCGAACCCCGAAGCTTTTCGGAATATTGTCGGGCGGATGTTGGAAGCCCATGGGCGCGGTTTCTGGGAAGCTTCCGATGAAAAATTGCAAAAACTAAGTGATCTTTATGACCTTACGGACGATGTTTTAGAAGGAATTACAACTTAATTGAGACAAGATTTCAAAGATTTGTAAGAAACTTAATCCCTTAAGATTTAGGGTGTTGATCATAGACATAGAAATTAGTACACGCTTTTTATGAATCATTCAGCTCCCCCAGTACCTACTTTTGATGCTTTGCTGGTTCCTACTGTTCAAGCTCTGCAAACATTAGGAGGCTCTGGCACCATTGAAGAAATTTATGAACAGGTCATCCAGTTATTAAATCTGCCAGATCAGATTCTTGAAATTATTCATGTAAACACATCCCAGAGTGAAGTCGAATATAGACTGGCATGGAGTCGGACTTATCTAAAAAAATATGGTCTTTTAGAAAATTCAGCACGGGGCGTTTGGTCTTTAACCTCAACGACGATCAACCCCGACGATCTCGATCCTAGGGAAGTTGTTAGGTTTGTTCGAGAAGTAGACAAGAAGAATAAAGCCTCGATAGATTTACCAAACCAATCAACTGAAACTACGGAAAATTTAGATGAAAGCACTTGGCATCAACAGCTTCACGAAATTCTTTTGTCATTAGACCCCGCCGCCTTCGAGCGATTAGCTCAACGGTTGCTGCGTGAGTCTGGTTTTATTCAGGTACAAGTTACAGGTAAATCAGGGGATGGGGGAATTGATGGGGTCGGCATTGCAAGAATTAATGGATTTCTGAGTTTTCATGTACTCTTTCAATGCAAGCGCTATCAAGGCTCAGTGACGGCAAGTCAAATCCGAGATTTCCGAGGCGCAATGCAAGGGAGAACTGATAAAGGCTTGATGATTACAACAGGAACTTTTACGCGAGACGCAATCAAAGAAGCAACTCGTGATGGTGCACCGCCCATTGATTTAATAGATGGTGAGCAGTTAGTTCAACGACTTAAAGAACTTGGCCTAGGGGTCAAAATCAATTTGATTGAGTCAGTCGATGTTGATGCCGAGTGGTTTACCAAGATTTGATTAGTTTGGTACATAAATTCTGAATCCCTCAAAAATATTTTTGAAGGGCGATCGCCCCATTTTGGCCACCAAACCCAAAGCTAAAACAAAGAGCATTTCGGAGTGGAGTATTCTGGGCTTTCATGACGAAATTTAAGTCAAATTCTGATTGTTCTAAGCCTACACAGGGAAAAAGCCGTTGCTCCCGCAACATTAACAGCGAGAACGCAACCCCCAAAGCTCCCGATGCGCCGAGGGTGTGACCCGTTGCCCCTTTACTACCACTGACAAAAGGACGGTGGGGAAATAGCATTTCGATCATCGTTGCTTCGGCTTGATCATTTAAACGGGTACTGGTGCCGTGGGGATGAATGTGATCTATATTTTCGGGTTCCAGGCCAGCCCAATCTAAACATTGGGCGATCGCCTTCATTGCGACCTGATAATTACCTTGGGGCGCGCTCATGTGGTGGGCATCACAGGTAAAACTCCAGCCAAGGATTTCGCCGTAAATTTTGGCGTTTCGTTGCTGGGCCGATTCTAGGGTTTCGAGCAGAAAGATCGCCCCCCCTTCCCCTAAAACCAAACCTTCTCGCCGTTGGTCAAAGGGAAAACAGCCCGTCGTCGCCAAAGCCCCCATTTTCTGGAACCCCGTAATACTCAAAGGCGTGACGGGAGATTCCACTGCTCCGGCTAACACCTGTGGGCGATCGCCCCGTTGCAAAAGTTCAAAGCCCTGGGCGATCGCCCATAATCCGGTGGTACAAGCCCCCATCGGTGCTAAAACTGGCCCTTGGGAGCCGACTTGCTGGGCCGTGGCGATCGCCAATTGGTTGGGTAAATAAGTTAACCAATTCTCTAATCCCCTCTGATGTCCTTGTTGGTCGTCGTACCGCAGCTTTTCCCACTGCCCCTGAAAGCCCCGACTGGAGCCGATCACAATCCCGCAATGTTCTAAAGGCGGTTCTAGGCCAGCATCTACGAGGGTCGCCTCAACGAGCGATCGCCGCAAAATTTCTAAATCTATAGGTTCTTTCCCCAACATCGCCACCGGAATAACGGGTAAATCCCGAAACGGTTGCCGCAATTGGATCGCGCTTTCTCCCCGTTGTAATTTTTGCCAAGCCTGGTGGCGATCGCCCAGGGCACAGCGTAAACCCAGGCCCGTTATCACTACCCGCACCATATCAATATCCCGTCACTAAGCATCAAAAATTTTGCGTCAGCCTGTCGATTTCTGGCGATCGCCGTTACCGTAGGATGTTGCAACCGATTATTCTCACCAAGGAAACTTACCACCGTGCCCAATCCTCCCCTGATCATTGTGCGCCACATCTTCCTGTTCGGACAAGCGGTTTCTTTGCCGGCCAATGCCTTTACCGGATTGGTGAATACTTTAATTTTGTTGCTGTTGGTGGCGACGGTCGTGGCACTGGTGACCCGCTGGCTCAGGATTCCCTACGTGATTGGTCTGGTGCTGGCAGGGTTGTTGATCCCCAAACAAATTCTCTCCGATGCCATTGGCTTGAATCCTGAGGTTATTCTCAATTTATTCTTGCCGATTCTAATTTTTGAGGCGGCGATCAATACTGATATCAGTCGTTTGCGCAGCACCATTAAACCGATTGCCCTTTTAGCGGGGCCTGGGGTGCTTTTGGCGGCGACGATCACCGCTTTTTTCCTGAAGGTCAGTTTAGATTTAGCTTGGCTAACGGCCTGTGCGGTGGGCGTGATCCTCACGATTACAGATACGGTGTCGGTGATTGCGGCCTTTCGGACGGTGCCAGTACCGGGGCGACTGGCGACCATTGTGGAAGGGGAAAGTTTGTTTAACGATGGGATTGCCCTTGTTCTACTGAATATTGTGACCACCATTCATCTGCAAGGCTCGTTTAGCGTCGGGGAAGGGGTTGAACAAATTTTAATTGCCTTTGTGGGGGGTGGCTTGCTGGGCCTGGGTCTGGGTTATTTGTGCATTGGTCTGTTCCGGCAATTGGATGATCCCCTCAGTAATATTTTGTTGACGGTGGCGGTCTCCCTGGGCACCTTTCAAATTGGTCAGGCCCTAGGGGTTTCTAGTGCGATCGCCGTGTTGATCGCGGGACTTTTGATCGGCAACGTGGCGCTGCGAGAATGTTCCGGTTCCGTGACGATTACGCTCCTGAATTTCTGGGAATATGCGGGATTTGGAGTGAATACCTTCATTTTTTTGTTTGTGGGGATTGAGGTCGCCCCTTTATCGTTGTTACAGACAATTCCGGCGGCTTTACTGGCGGTGGTGGCCTATCAAGTGGGGCGAATTTGTTCGATTTATCCTCTGCTGTCGGTGCTGAAATTTTTTGACCGTCCCTTGCCCCTCCGCTGGCAGCACGTACTCATTTTCGGTAATGTCAAAGGCTCTTTATCCATGGCCCTCGCCCTCGGCTTGCCTTTAACCCTCCAGGGGCGATCGCAGGTGATTACCCTCGTGTTTAGTACCGTCCTAGTTTCCCTGATTGGTCAAGGTTTGAGCTTGCCTTGGTTCGTGAAAAAGCTCCAACTCGCCAAGCCTTCCCCCGTCCGCCAACACCTCGAAAATTTGCAACTCAATCTAATCGCCGCCAAATCTGCCCAGGAAGAACTCAAGGAACTGTTGCAGAGTGGCAGTTTGCCGAAATTTCTCTACGAAGAACTCTTTGCCAGTTACCAAGCCCGCATTGCCAACGCCGAGGAAGAGTTACGGGGACTTTATAATCAACGCCTCACCCAAAAGTTAAGCCAGTTTGAGAACCAAGCTTATTTAGAAGGCTTGCGCCATCGCCTCTTTCTCGCGGAAAAAAGTGCCATTAACGAAGCAATTCTCAAGGGCTTAATTAGTGATGAGACGGCCCGGCCGTACTTACAGGAGTTAAACCAAAAAATTCTGGCCCTGCGAGATCCCTAGGCAACACATAACCCCATAAAGTCCACTAATTGGTGTACCAGTTCTGGTTTGGTGACAGCTAGGATTGTCGAACCGCTTTCTAGGAGTGTACTGCCGTTGGGGATTTGTAATTCTTCGTGGGGGTGCGCTTGGTAGCCAATCACCAATGTCCCGGCAGGAAACCGATGATCCTGGGCTAATTCCGCGACGCTCCGGCCAACAATGGCGCAATTTTCAGGAATCGAGAGCTTTAAAACTTCGATTTGACCCTGCTCAAAATGCATCATCGCATCGACTTCGGGATATTCGATGGCATTGACCACGCGATTGAGGGCCAGTTCTGTGGTGCTGATAATGTGGGTTGCCCCCGCGAGTTTGTAGGGCTCGATAAAGTCGCGATCGCGCATCCGGACAATGATTTGCGGGACACCATAGTGTTTGCAGAGAGTTACCAAGGCCAGATTGAGAGCATCGTCTCGGAGCGTGGCAATGACGGCGTTGGCTTTGCGGATGCCAGCTTCGATGAGGACACTGGTTTTAACGGCACTTCCTTCAAAGGCCATGACACCAATTTTTTCGCGGGCATCCTGACAGGCGGCGGCATCGGTATCAATGATCGCCACGGTGTGGTTCATCCGCTGGAGGGTTTTGGCGAGATCTCGTCCCATCATCCCGGCACCACCGATTAAAACGTACATGGGGTTTCTCCTTGGTAACTGGAAAAAAGGCGATCGCCTTTTGCCTTGATCATGAAGAGTTCTGACAGCGATCGCAATGGCCACAGCGGAAGTCTTTGGCCTGGTCATGGAAACCAAAACTGTCGATTAAAAATTGCCAGCGGCAGGTTTTTTGTCGCCAAAAGGTTTGTAGCTGGCGAACGGCGTGGATTTGTTGCTGTCTCAGAATCGTGAAGGCTTTCGGATCTAAGGTTGGCTGACGTTCGTAGGTAAACGGATCCCGCCAGCGGAGTTGCCCGGTGCTGTGTAAAATCCCTAGGCTTAATTCTGCCTGGTGATCGAGTTCTAAAATGCTGCCCTGGAGAGGTAGGGTCTGGGCCAATTTTGCGGCGTGGCGGATCTGCTTTTGGAGATTTTGTTGAAAAAAGCGCGTGCGATTTTTATCCTCCGGGTTTAAAAGGCCCGTGGGTTCACTGACCAAACTTAGGGCTGTGCTTTTTTTACCGTCGCGGCCGGCACGACCAATTTCCTGGAGATACTCCGCCAGCAGACTAGGGGGATGGTAGTGAAGAATCCAGCGCACATCAGCTTTATCAATACCCATCCCAAAGGCGTTAGTACAAACGACAAATTGCAAGCGCCCCGTTTGCCAATCTTTTTCCTGTTGGCGGCGATCGCCTGGACTAAGACCCGCATGGTAGGCCGCTGTCTGATAATTTTGTTGCCCCAGGGTCATGGCTAGGGTTTCCGCCTCCCGCCGCGACCGGACGTAAATCAACCCCGACGCCTTGGCATTGGTTTGTAGCAATCGGTGCAACTGGTCTCGTTTGCCCTTGGGACTCCAAACGGTGCGGCTCGCTAACTGTAAATTGGGGCGATAGGGACTCTGGACAAATTTTTTGGGACTCTTGAGCTGGAGGGTTTGGCTGATACTCTTCTGGGCTTGGGGATCAGCGGTGGCGGTAAAGGCGGCGATCGCCATTTTTGTGCCTTTGGGTTTGTGGCGCAGTAAGGCGGGACGGACAGCCCCTAAGCGGCGATAGGCCGGACGAAAGGTATCTCCCCACTGCACCAGACAATGGGCTTCATCGAGGATTAAAGCATTCACCTTGAGCTGGGGTTGAATCAAAATTTCCCAAACCGGGGGACTTAAAAGAGTTTCTGGCGATAGATAAAGCAAGCGCAACTGATTTTTTGCTACTGCCTGCAAGGTTTGCCGCCGCTCTAATTTGGACAACTGACTGTGGAGGAGTCGGGCCGAGAGTCGTTTTTCCTGGAGAGCTTGCACCTGATTTTCCATGAGGGCCACCAGGGGAGAAACCACTAGAGTCAGGCCCGTTTGTAGAATTGCTGGCAGTTGAAAACAAATGGATTTGCCGCCGCCGGTGGGCATGATAATGAGAGCATCCTGTCCGGCGAGTAAACTGCGAACAATTTGATCCTGGGGCGGCCGAAAATCGTCATAGCCCCAAATTTGCTGGAAAGTGTGCTGCACCTGCGCCCAAGTCTGTGTCATTTTCCCGTGAGATTCTCGCTACACCGTTTATTTTCAAGGCGAAACCCGTACAATAGTGGAGTTTTGCGAACCTTTAAGAATCTACAAAAGCAATGCCCACTGCTACTCTGCTAGTGTCCTGTCCGGATCAACAAGGTCTGGTTGCGAAAATTGCCAACTTTATCTACGCCAATGGCGGCAATATTATCCACGCCGATCAACATACGGATCTCAGTGCTGGTTTATTTCTAACGCGCATCGAGTGGGAGCTAGACGGATTCAACCTGCCACGGGAAGTGATTGAACCCGCTTTTGGGGCGATCGCCAAACCGTTGGGGGCGACCTACAGCTTACATTTTTCTGATCAGGTTCCCCGGCTGGCCATTTGGGTCACCAAACAGGATCACTGTTTGCTGGATCTGCTCTGGCGACAACAGGCAAAAGAACTCAAAGCAGAGATTCCCCTAATCATCAGCAATCACCAGGAACTAGAGGCGATCGCCCAGCAATTTAAGATTGATTTTCACCACATTCCGATCACCAAAGCCACAAAAGCAGAACAAGAAGCAAAACAATTGGCCCTGTTGCAAGAATACAACATCGATCTGGTGATCCTCGCCAAATATATGCAGGTGCTTAGTCCAGATTTTCTTGGCAAGTTTAACCAGGTGATCAATATCCACCATTCCTTTTTACCAGCCTTTGCAGGGGCGAAACCCTACCACCGCGCCTACGACCGGGGTGTAAAAATCATTGGTGCCACGGCCCACTACGTCACCCAGGATCTCGACGAAGGGCCGATTATCGAACAGGATGTGGTGCGGGTCAGCCACCGGGATGACGTGAAAGATCTAATTCGCAAAGGCAAAGATTTAGAACGTATCGTTTTATCCCGCGCCGTCCGCCTCCACCTGCAACATCGCGTTTTAGTTTACGGCAACCGCACCGCCGTCTTCGCCTAAAATCCTCCCTTGAGGGAGGTGGCCGATAGGCCAGAGGGTGTATGTCCCTTAAGGGAGGTGGCGCAGCTTAAGATTTCCCCTTGAGGGGAACTAAAGGGGTGTATAGGGTTTGCACCTGGGTAATCGGTAACCGGGAGGCCACGGGCAAATCTAGCCGGGAGCGATCGCCTTTCTGGAAATGTTCCGCCGCCGCACAGGCAATCATCGCCGCATTATCCGTACAGAACTTGAGGGGCGGGAAATAAACCTGAATCCCTGCTTCCGCTGCCGCTGCAGTCAAAATCTGCCGTAAACCACTGTTTGCTGCCACACCACCACCGACCACAATGGTTTGCAGTTGGCGATCGCCCGCACACCGTACTGCCCGTTTCGTCAAAGCCTGGGCAACGGTGTATTGAAAACTGGCCGCAATATCTGCTACAGGCACGGCTTTCCCCTGGGTTTCAAATTGCTGCACCAAACGCAGCACCGCCGTTTTTAGACCACTAAAACTGCAATCGTAGGGATGGTAACCCCCGCCAGGTAAGGAAATTCTCCCCTCTGGCAACTTAAAGGCCTGGGGATCACCTGTTTTGGCCAGGCGATCAATCACTGGCCCCCCCGGATAACCCACCCTCAACAGCCGCGCCACCTTATCAAAGGCTTCTCCAGCCGCATCATCACGGGTTTCCCCCAACAGTTTATATTCCCCACAACCGCGCACCTCAATGAAGCTCGTGTGCCCCCCAGAAACTAAGAGGCAGAGAAAGGGCGGTTCTAGCTCCGGTTGGCTGAGATAGCTGGCATAAATGTGTCCCTCTAGGTGATGAACGCCAATAAAAGGCTTGTTATGAATCATCGCTAGAGTTTTTCCGGCGGCCGCTCCCAACAACAAAGCCCCCACTAAGCCCGGCGCACAGGTCGTGGCGATCGCCTCAATTTCAGACCAGCTCAACCCCGACTGCTCAAAGGCCGTGTCAATACAAGCATTGATACTTTCTAAATGGTGCCGCGATGCCACCTCTGGCACAACGCCGCCAAATTCCCGATGAATGTCGATTTGTGAAGCAACCACATTGCCAAGAACTTTACGATTATTAACAATTGCAACGGCAGTTTCATCACAACTTGTTTCGATTGCTAAAACAATGCTCATATATCGGTATAACTTAGATTTAAGTTAACAACTTTAACCTTTTTTGCCTTTACTCGATACGCTGGTCACAGTAATATTGCTTCCAAAGTACAAATGGATTGGCGTATCTTTTGTACAAAAAACTTAATTATTTTGTAACAAAAGGAAACAAACTTATGCAACGTTTCGTAGCTGTTGTTTGCGCCTTTGCTCTCTCTTTAACTTTGTGGCTGGGTTTTGCTTCCCCCGTGAAAGCAGATTCTTTGTCTCACTTAACCCCCTGTAGTGAGTCCGCCGCTTATAAACAAAGAGCAAAGAACTTCCGCAACACCACCGCAGACCCGAACTCCGGTCAAAACCGTGCCGCTGCTTACTCTGAAGCCCTCTGTGGCCCCGAAGGTTTGCCCCACCTTATCGTGGACGGCCGTCTTGATCATGCCGGTGAATTTTTAATTCCAAGTCTTCTCTTTCTCTACATTGCTGGTTGGATCGGCTGGGCTGGTCGCGCTTATCTGATCGCAGTCCGTGATGAAAAAGATGCGGCAATGCAAGAAGTCATCATCAATGTCCCCCGGGCGTTTAGTTTGATGTTGGCTGGTTTTGCTTGGCCTTTGGCTGCTCTGAAAGAATTTACTTCCGGTGAGCTAGTCGTGAAGGATGCGGATGTCCCCATCTCTCCTCGCTAGGTTTTCATTTTTAAGTATTTATCATTCTTTTTGGAGTAAATAAATGGATAAGTTCTTATCTTCTGCGCCGGTGTTGTTGACCGCAATGATGGTTTTTACGGCCGGACTATTAATTGAGTTCAACCGTTTCTTCCCTGATCTTTTATTCCACCCGTAGGTTCAAATAAAACATCACTGGGATTTTGGTTTTAATAATCTAATAAAACAACAGCACTGGGAATAGTCTCAGTGCTTTTTTAATTGGTTCGACTTGATTTTTTTTGACTTTGTAGCGGCAGAAAGGCAATCAAGGAAATTGACCCGAATCGAATTAGAAGAAAGCCGTCATTTTGGCTACTTTGTGAAAATATGATGCTCGTAAATAAAGACTTAAAAAACTGGAAAATCATCGATAATTTTAACTATGAAATGAAGAGTTTCCAAGTAAATCAGGCCGGATAAATTAATCAAAAGTACAGAAAATCTTCTCCCTATTTTCAAGGAGAAACTTTATCTGTTGAGCACTAATTTTAAAGTTTAGTTTGTTGCCTTTGCGCCAATTTTAGGTTCGGTACCAGCGATGATTCTTTGGATATTACTGCGATGGCGCACAATGACATAAATACCAGCGATCGCCCCAAAGAGAATGTAGGGGAGGGGCTGCTGTAAAACAATCATCAAAAGCATCACGGCGATCGCCCCACTGATTGAACTCAGGGAAACGATTTGGGTTAAAGTAATTGCCGCTGCAAAGGTGACGATGGTGCCCAGGGCCACCCAAGGAGCCATAATCAAAAGGACGCCGATGCTGGTAGCAACGGATTTGCCGCCGTTAAAGCCGATGAAAATCGATTTGCTGTGGCCCAAGACAGCGGCGATCGCCACGGCCATGGTGAGCCAGTATTGGTCATAGTTGGCAGGAAAAGCGATCCATTCGGGGTGGGTATAAAGCAGCTTAAAAAATAAGATCGCCGCAACGCCCTTGAGCGCATCGAAGAGCAACACCGTGATCCCCGCTTTTTTACCGAGGGTTCTGAGGACGTTGGTCGCCCCTGTGGAACGGGAACCATAATCGCGGATATCAATTCCCTTGAGCCACTTGCCAGCTAGGTAGCCCGTGGGAATAGCGCCCAATAAATAGGCTACTCCGATGCAAAAGGGGGCGATCGCCAACGAAAGATTCATAACCCATTACTCCGATGCAGAAAACACGTGCGAAAACTTAGAAAAAGTAAGAAGAATCGGACTGGGGTTCCGGCGCAAATGCAAGCCACAACGGGTATTGCAGCAACGACAGATTAATATTGTCCTCAGCCTCATCAATAATGATTAGCGGTAGTCTATCATCTTCTACGAGTCGATCCGCCTTTTGGACGAGGGCATCGGGACTTTCAAATAAAATGACCCCAGAGTTTGGCCCGAAGTCACTGCGGGAGATGCCTAAACAGTCCTGTAAGCCCCGCCGCCATTCGCCGAGTCGTTCTGGGGTATTAGCCAAAATCAAGGCCCGGAGGCGATCGCCATAGAGACTGTAGAGCACCGATAAACTGGCCGAAGCCACAAGAATATTTTGCAGACGGCTACCCATGCTTCGGATCGCGCCCCGTCCGCCTTGGTCAAAGAACCATTTCTTCACCCGTTCGCTATGGATCGGCTCAAAGGTGCGACGCAGTTGCCAAGGGGGGCCATAGTAGTCCGGCGACATCCGGTATTGATCCAGCATTTCCTGGATTCGACGCGCCTTAGCTGCAAAACTTTGCTCCGAAAACTGGGGTGGAGTTAATTTTTGAGGAGGAGGCTCCGGGGTTGGTACTGGTGACGGTGCCGCAGACCAATCTTGATCAAAGCTGGGTAAGTCTAACTGCTCGGCGGCGATCGCCAAATCCTGCAAGCTCCCGATGAGATAGTCCTTAAACCCTTGCACCCGCACGGCAATTTCTTGGGACGTACCCGCAAAGGTGGTGCGCATTTCCTCACGGATTTTGTCC
It encodes the following:
- a CDS encoding potassium channel family protein encodes the protein MYVLIGGAGMMGRDLAKTLQRMNHTVAIIDTDAAACQDAREKIGVMAFEGSAVKTSVLIEAGIRKANAVIATLRDDALNLALVTLCKHYGVPQIIVRMRDRDFIEPYKLAGATHIISTTELALNRVVNAIEYPEVDAMMHFEQGQIEVLKLSIPENCAIVGRSVAELAQDHRFPAGTLVIGYQAHPHEELQIPNGSTLLESGSTILAVTKPELVHQLVDFMGLCVA
- a CDS encoding RecQ family ATP-dependent DNA helicase, encoding MTQTWAQVQHTFQQIWGYDDFRPPQDQIVRSLLAGQDALIIMPTGGGKSICFQLPAILQTGLTLVVSPLVALMENQVQALQEKRLSARLLHSQLSKLERRQTLQAVAKNQLRLLYLSPETLLSPPVWEILIQPQLKVNALILDEAHCLVQWGDTFRPAYRRLGAVRPALLRHKPKGTKMAIAAFTATADPQAQKSISQTLQLKSPKKFVQSPYRPNLQLASRTVWSPKGKRDQLHRLLQTNAKASGLIYVRSRREAETLAMTLGQQNYQTAAYHAGLSPGDRRQQEKDWQTGRLQFVVCTNAFGMGIDKADVRWILHYHPPSLLAEYLQEIGRAGRDGKKSTALSLVSEPTGLLNPEDKNRTRFFQQNLQKQIRHAAKLAQTLPLQGSILELDHQAELSLGILHSTGQLRWRDPFTYERQPTLDPKAFTILRQQQIHAVRQLQTFWRQKTCRWQFLIDSFGFHDQAKDFRCGHCDRCQNSS
- the plsY gene encoding glycerol-3-phosphate 1-O-acyltransferase PlsY — translated: MNLSLAIAPFCIGVAYLLGAIPTGYLAGKWLKGIDIRDYGSRSTGATNVLRTLGKKAGITVLLFDALKGVAAILFFKLLYTHPEWIAFPANYDQYWLTMAVAIAAVLGHSKSIFIGFNGGKSVATSIGVLLIMAPWVALGTIVTFAAAITLTQIVSLSSISGAIAVMLLMIVLQQPLPYILFGAIAGIYVIVRHRSNIQRIIAGTEPKIGAKATN
- a CDS encoding restriction endonuclease, with the translated sequence MNHSAPPVPTFDALLVPTVQALQTLGGSGTIEEIYEQVIQLLNLPDQILEIIHVNTSQSEVEYRLAWSRTYLKKYGLLENSARGVWSLTSTTINPDDLDPREVVRFVREVDKKNKASIDLPNQSTETTENLDESTWHQQLHEILLSLDPAAFERLAQRLLRESGFIQVQVTGKSGDGGIDGVGIARINGFLSFHVLFQCKRYQGSVTASQIRDFRGAMQGRTDKGLMITTGTFTRDAIKEATRDGAPPIDLIDGEQLVQRLKELGLGVKINLIESVDVDAEWFTKI
- the tsaD gene encoding tRNA (adenosine(37)-N6)-threonylcarbamoyltransferase complex transferase subunit TsaD, whose translation is MSIVLAIETSCDETAVAIVNNRKVLGNVVASQIDIHREFGGVVPEVASRHHLESINACIDTAFEQSGLSWSEIEAIATTCAPGLVGALLLGAAAGKTLAMIHNKPFIGVHHLEGHIYASYLSQPELEPPFLCLLVSGGHTSFIEVRGCGEYKLLGETRDDAAGEAFDKVARLLRVGYPGGPVIDRLAKTGDPQAFKLPEGRISLPGGGYHPYDCSFSGLKTAVLRLVQQFETQGKAVPVADIAASFQYTVAQALTKRAVRCAGDRQLQTIVVGGGVAANSGLRQILTAAAAEAGIQVYFPPLKFCTDNAAMIACAAAEHFQKGDRSRLDLPVASRLPITQVQTLYTPLVPLKGKS
- a CDS encoding beta-ketoacyl-ACP synthase yields the protein MRVVITGLGLRCALGDRHQAWQKLQRGESAIQLRQPFRDLPVIPVAMLGKEPIDLEILRRSLVEATLVDAGLEPPLEHCGIVIGSSRGFQGQWEKLRYDDQQGHQRGLENWLTYLPNQLAIATAQQVGSQGPVLAPMGACTTGLWAIAQGFELLQRGDRPQVLAGAVESPVTPLSITGFQKMGALATTGCFPFDQRREGLVLGEGGAIFLLETLESAQQRNAKIYGEILGWSFTCDAHHMSAPQGNYQVAMKAIAQCLDWAGLEPENIDHIHPHGTSTRLNDQAEATMIEMLFPHRPFVSGSKGATGHTLGASGALGVAFSLLMLREQRLFPCVGLEQSEFDLNFVMKAQNTPLRNALCFSFGFGGQNGAIALQKYF
- the purU gene encoding formyltetrahydrofolate deformylase gives rise to the protein MPTATLLVSCPDQQGLVAKIANFIYANGGNIIHADQHTDLSAGLFLTRIEWELDGFNLPREVIEPAFGAIAKPLGATYSLHFSDQVPRLAIWVTKQDHCLLDLLWRQQAKELKAEIPLIISNHQELEAIAQQFKIDFHHIPITKATKAEQEAKQLALLQEYNIDLVILAKYMQVLSPDFLGKFNQVINIHHSFLPAFAGAKPYHRAYDRGVKIIGATAHYVTQDLDEGPIIEQDVVRVSHRDDVKDLIRKGKDLERIVLSRAVRLHLQHRVLVYGNRTAVFA
- the psaJ gene encoding photosystem I reaction center subunit IX — translated: MDKFLSSAPVLLTAMMVFTAGLLIEFNRFFPDLLFHP
- a CDS encoding cation:proton antiporter, which gives rise to MRHIFLFGQAVSLPANAFTGLVNTLILLLLVATVVALVTRWLRIPYVIGLVLAGLLIPKQILSDAIGLNPEVILNLFLPILIFEAAINTDISRLRSTIKPIALLAGPGVLLAATITAFFLKVSLDLAWLTACAVGVILTITDTVSVIAAFRTVPVPGRLATIVEGESLFNDGIALVLLNIVTTIHLQGSFSVGEGVEQILIAFVGGGLLGLGLGYLCIGLFRQLDDPLSNILLTVAVSLGTFQIGQALGVSSAIAVLIAGLLIGNVALRECSGSVTITLLNFWEYAGFGVNTFIFLFVGIEVAPLSLLQTIPAALLAVVAYQVGRICSIYPLLSVLKFFDRPLPLRWQHVLIFGNVKGSLSMALALGLPLTLQGRSQVITLVFSTVLVSLIGQGLSLPWFVKKLQLAKPSPVRQHLENLQLNLIAAKSAQEELKELLQSGSLPKFLYEELFASYQARIANAEEELRGLYNQRLTQKLSQFENQAYLEGLRHRLFLAEKSAINEAILKGLISDETARPYLQELNQKILALRDP
- a CDS encoding photosystem I reaction center subunit III, PsaF, which translates into the protein MQRFVAVVCAFALSLTLWLGFASPVKADSLSHLTPCSESAAYKQRAKNFRNTTADPNSGQNRAAAYSEALCGPEGLPHLIVDGRLDHAGEFLIPSLLFLYIAGWIGWAGRAYLIAVRDEKDAAMQEVIINVPRAFSLMLAGFAWPLAALKEFTSGELVVKDADVPISPR